Proteins from a genomic interval of Rhodococcus rhodochrous:
- a CDS encoding redox-sensing transcriptional repressor Rex, which yields MTQLHPPQGEDARGTAESGEGATPTPPVRDIPQATVTRLATYLRVLGAFAEAGTLIVSSEELAAAAGVGSAKLRKDLSFLGPNGVRGVGYDVLRLQSRIEAALGLDRGHRVVLVGVGSLGRALARYPGFDRRGFTMAGLFDSDPDVVGTRVGDLVVRHVDDLENGARELGATIGVVATPDEAAQQVCDRLVLAGVRSILSFAPVELDVPDHVEIRRVDLSVEMQVLSFNSTRNGETPRAATADVRPAAGDVRPAGIPRVSTRSSARHTTTGKAGPMGSAATRNGSVIAP from the coding sequence GTGACGCAGTTGCACCCACCGCAGGGCGAGGACGCTCGCGGCACCGCCGAGTCCGGCGAGGGTGCCACTCCCACCCCTCCGGTCCGCGATATCCCACAGGCTACTGTGACGCGTCTCGCGACCTACCTCCGGGTCCTCGGTGCGTTCGCCGAAGCGGGCACGCTCATCGTCTCCAGTGAGGAACTCGCGGCCGCCGCCGGGGTCGGTTCGGCGAAACTGCGCAAGGATCTGTCCTTCCTCGGACCCAACGGAGTGCGCGGCGTCGGCTACGACGTCCTGCGCCTCCAGTCCCGCATCGAAGCAGCGCTCGGACTCGACCGGGGCCATCGCGTCGTGCTCGTCGGAGTGGGCAGTCTCGGACGCGCCCTCGCCCGATATCCCGGCTTCGACCGCCGCGGTTTCACGATGGCCGGCCTCTTCGATTCCGATCCCGACGTGGTGGGCACACGTGTGGGCGATCTCGTCGTGCGTCACGTCGACGATCTCGAGAACGGAGCCCGTGAACTCGGCGCGACCATCGGTGTCGTCGCCACCCCCGACGAGGCAGCGCAGCAGGTGTGCGATCGGCTCGTGCTCGCAGGAGTGCGCAGCATCCTGAGCTTCGCTCCCGTCGAACTCGATGTCCCCGACCACGTCGAGATCCGACGCGTCGATCTGTCCGTCGAGATGCAGGTCCTGTCCTTCAACAGCACGCGTAACGGGGAGACCCCCCGCGCCGCGACGGCTGACGTTCGTCCTGCTGCCGGCGACGTACGCCCCGCCGGCATCCCGCGGGTGTCCACCCGAAGCTCTGCTCGGCATACCACAACAGGAAAGGCGGGTCCGATGGGCTCGGCCGCGACCAGAAACGGATCGGTGATCGCACCGTGA
- a CDS encoding lysophospholipid acyltransferase family protein translates to MTEVAKVIPLHAGNRRPGERVTRTPHPSMGPPPTPEQMSRTDRFLDDLRGTLAHQVTATAEFVRRRMTGDYEVDDFGFDPHFTENVVLPVLRPLFDKWFRVEVRGVENIPAEGSALVVANHAGTLPVDALMTSVAVHDHADRHLRMLAADLAFGLPVVGTVTRKAGHTLACHPDAERLLRQDQVVAVFPEGYKGLGKPFKERYKLQRFGRGGFVSAALRTQAPIVPCSIVGSEEIYPNIADLTSLARLLGLPYFPITPLFPALGPLGIVPLPSKWYIEFGTPIVTDVYDDASAEDPMVLFEVTDHVRETIQQTLYKLLTRRRNVFLG, encoded by the coding sequence ATGACGGAGGTCGCGAAGGTCATCCCGTTGCACGCCGGCAACCGCCGTCCCGGCGAACGGGTCACACGCACACCCCATCCGTCGATGGGGCCACCGCCCACCCCCGAGCAGATGAGCCGCACCGACCGGTTCCTCGACGACCTGCGCGGCACCCTCGCGCACCAGGTCACCGCCACCGCCGAGTTCGTCCGCCGCCGGATGACCGGCGACTACGAGGTCGACGACTTCGGTTTCGACCCGCACTTCACCGAGAACGTCGTCCTGCCGGTGCTGCGACCCCTGTTCGACAAATGGTTCCGCGTCGAGGTCCGCGGCGTGGAGAACATCCCCGCCGAGGGCAGCGCACTCGTCGTCGCCAACCACGCCGGCACGCTCCCCGTCGACGCACTGATGACCTCCGTCGCCGTGCACGACCATGCGGATCGTCACCTGCGGATGCTCGCCGCCGACCTCGCCTTCGGTCTGCCCGTGGTGGGGACGGTGACCCGCAAGGCGGGCCACACCCTCGCGTGCCATCCCGACGCCGAACGACTCCTCCGCCAGGACCAGGTGGTCGCGGTCTTCCCCGAGGGCTACAAGGGCCTCGGCAAACCGTTCAAGGAGCGCTACAAACTGCAGCGGTTCGGCCGCGGCGGTTTCGTGTCGGCGGCTCTGCGCACCCAGGCGCCCATCGTGCCGTGCTCGATCGTCGGCTCCGAGGAGATCTACCCGAACATCGCCGACCTCACCTCGCTCGCGCGCCTGCTCGGACTGCCCTACTTCCCGATCACCCCGCTGTTCCCGGCGCTCGGCCCGCTCGGGATCGTGCCGTTGCCGTCGAAGTGGTACATCGAGTTCGGCACCCCCATCGTCACCGACGTGTACGACGACGCCTCGGCGGAGGATCCGATGGTGTTGTTCGAGGTCACCGACCACGTGCGCGAGACGATCCAGCAGACCCTCTACAAGCTGCTCACACGCAGGCGGAACGTCTTCCTCGGCTGA
- a CDS encoding helix-turn-helix domain-containing protein, with protein MVSGNTPSKGQPQDGQSVLAGTQFLTVAEVAALMRVSKMTVYRLVHSGELPAVRVGRSFRVHAKAVHDYLETSYFDVG; from the coding sequence ATGGTTTCAGGAAACACGCCGTCGAAGGGTCAACCTCAAGACGGACAGTCGGTTCTCGCCGGTACCCAGTTCCTGACGGTTGCCGAAGTGGCAGCTCTCATGCGGGTGTCGAAGATGACCGTGTACAGGCTGGTGCACAGTGGCGAACTACCCGCAGTGCGCGTGGGACGCTCGTTCCGCGTGCATGCGAAGGCCGTCCACGACTACCTCGAGACGTCGTACTTCGACGTCGGATAG
- a CDS encoding glutamyl-tRNA reductase: MSVLLVGISHRSAPVPVLEKVAVTDTDRPKLTDKMLASDKISEAMIVSTCNRVEIYAVVDAFHGALAAVSELLAEHSGLPVTELHKHAYVRYSEAAAEHLFSVASGLDSMVVGEQQILGQIRTAYAAADAQQAAGRTLHELAQQALRVGKRVHTETGIDAAGASVVSVALDKAANFLGGDLRGRTAAVIGAGAMGGLAVAHLVRAEVGSIVVANRTRDRAERLAETARAAGVDAEVVGFDDLATALSRADVAVTCTGAVGAVVTLADAHRALAQPGRGERPLAICDLGLPRDVDTAVAGLPGVQVFDMESLQRDPSAGAAATDAEAARKIVAAELSQYLTAQRLAEVTPTVTALRQRAAEVVEGELMRLESRLPDLDDGQRGEVARTVRRVVDKLLHAPTVRVKQLASTPGGDQYAEALRELFELSPGSAEAVATPTKDLELSTLTDPTLSGDLSAALDPAVTTELQASRKDGTA; encoded by the coding sequence GTGAGTGTTCTCCTCGTCGGGATATCGCATAGGAGCGCACCGGTCCCGGTGCTCGAGAAGGTGGCGGTCACGGACACCGACCGCCCCAAGCTCACCGACAAGATGCTGGCGTCGGACAAGATCTCCGAAGCGATGATCGTCTCCACCTGCAACCGGGTGGAGATCTACGCGGTGGTCGACGCCTTCCACGGCGCACTCGCCGCGGTCAGCGAACTGCTCGCCGAGCACTCGGGTCTGCCCGTCACCGAACTGCACAAGCACGCCTACGTCCGGTACAGCGAGGCCGCTGCCGAACACCTCTTCTCCGTCGCCAGCGGACTCGACTCGATGGTCGTGGGGGAGCAGCAGATCCTCGGCCAGATCCGCACCGCCTACGCCGCCGCCGACGCCCAGCAGGCCGCCGGCCGCACCCTGCACGAACTCGCCCAGCAGGCGCTGCGCGTCGGCAAGCGGGTGCACACGGAGACCGGCATCGACGCCGCCGGTGCGTCCGTCGTGTCGGTCGCGCTCGACAAGGCCGCGAACTTCCTCGGAGGCGACCTCCGTGGCCGCACCGCCGCGGTGATCGGTGCCGGCGCCATGGGCGGCCTCGCCGTCGCGCATCTCGTCCGGGCCGAGGTCGGCTCGATCGTCGTCGCCAACCGCACCCGCGACCGCGCCGAGCGACTCGCCGAGACCGCACGGGCCGCCGGTGTCGACGCCGAGGTCGTCGGATTCGACGATCTCGCGACCGCGCTGAGCCGCGCCGACGTCGCCGTCACCTGCACCGGAGCGGTGGGGGCCGTCGTCACCCTCGCCGACGCGCACCGCGCACTCGCGCAGCCCGGCCGCGGCGAACGCCCCCTCGCGATCTGCGATCTCGGTCTGCCGCGCGACGTCGACACCGCCGTGGCCGGTCTTCCCGGCGTGCAGGTCTTCGACATGGAGTCGCTGCAGCGCGATCCGTCGGCCGGCGCCGCCGCGACCGACGCGGAGGCCGCCCGCAAGATCGTCGCCGCCGAACTGTCGCAGTACCTCACCGCGCAGCGACTCGCCGAGGTCACCCCCACCGTGACGGCACTGCGTCAGCGCGCCGCCGAGGTGGTCGAGGGCGAACTGATGCGCCTCGAATCGCGACTGCCCGATCTCGACGACGGTCAGCGCGGCGAGGTCGCTCGCACCGTGCGCCGGGTCGTCGACAAGCTCCTCCACGCACCGACGGTGCGCGTCAAGCAACTCGCGTCGACGCCGGGAGGCGACCAGTACGCCGAGGCTCTGCGCGAACTCTTCGAGCTGAGCCCGGGTTCGGCCGAAGCGGTCGCGACACCCACCAAGGATTTGGAACTGAGCACGCTGACCGATCCCACCCTCTCGGGGGATCTGTCCGCCGCACTGGATCCCGCTGTCACCACCGAACTCCAGGCCTCACGAAAGGACGGCACCGCATGA
- the hemB gene encoding porphobilinogen synthase: MFPDIRPRRLRSTPAIRRLVAETSLEPRHLVLPMFVADGLDEPREIASMPGVYQHTADSLRKAAAEAVSAGVGGLMLFGVPRPEDKDARGSAASDPDGVLNRALRSLRSELGDSTVIMADTCLDEFTDHGHCGVLTDTGVVDNDATLERYAEMAVAQAEAGAHLLGPSGMMDGQIGFIRSALDEAGHTEVGQLAYSAKYASAFYGPFRDAVGSSLEGDRRTYQQDPANRRESLHEVDLDLAEGADMVMVKPAMSYLDVLREVADRSPVPVAAYQISGEYSMITAAAQKGWIDRDAAILESLVGIRRAGADVVLTYWAAEVAGRLS, encoded by the coding sequence ATGTTTCCCGACATCCGTCCCCGCCGGCTGCGCAGCACACCCGCCATCCGACGGCTCGTGGCAGAAACCTCCCTCGAACCCCGCCACCTCGTGCTCCCCATGTTCGTGGCCGACGGCCTCGACGAGCCGCGCGAAATCGCGTCGATGCCCGGGGTGTACCAGCACACCGCCGATTCGCTGCGCAAGGCCGCGGCCGAGGCCGTGTCCGCCGGTGTCGGCGGCCTGATGCTCTTCGGTGTGCCCCGCCCCGAGGACAAGGACGCCCGCGGTTCCGCGGCGAGCGATCCCGACGGTGTGCTCAACCGCGCGCTGCGGTCGCTGCGCAGCGAACTCGGCGACTCCACGGTGATCATGGCCGACACCTGCCTCGACGAGTTCACCGATCACGGCCACTGCGGTGTGCTCACCGACACCGGCGTCGTCGATAACGACGCGACCCTCGAGCGTTACGCCGAGATGGCCGTCGCGCAGGCCGAGGCCGGGGCGCACCTGCTCGGCCCGAGCGGCATGATGGACGGCCAGATCGGTTTCATCCGGTCCGCGCTCGACGAGGCGGGGCACACCGAGGTCGGTCAGCTCGCCTACTCCGCGAAGTACGCCTCGGCGTTCTACGGTCCCTTCCGCGACGCCGTCGGCTCGTCCCTCGAGGGAGATCGCCGCACCTACCAGCAGGATCCGGCGAACCGTCGCGAGTCGCTGCACGAGGTGGATCTCGACCTCGCCGAGGGCGCCGACATGGTGATGGTCAAGCCGGCGATGTCGTATCTCGACGTGCTGCGCGAGGTCGCCGACCGCTCGCCCGTCCCGGTGGCCGCCTACCAGATCTCGGGGGAGTACTCGATGATCACCGCGGCCGCGCAGAAGGGCTGGATCGATCGCGATGCGGCGATCCTCGAATCGCTGGTCGGCATCCGGCGAGCCGGTGCGGACGTCGTCCTCACCTACTGGGCCGCCGAGGTCGCGGGTCGCCTGTCATGA
- a CDS encoding NAD-dependent epimerase/dehydratase family protein — protein MLVTGASRFLGGFLVTRLAQNPDIERVIGVDTQSPSKDMLRRMGRAEFVLADIRNPLIGKIIRNMDVDTVVHASAVTKAPKSGSRTAMKDMNVLGAMQLFAVCQKAPSVRRIVLRSSSVVYGSSAKDPAKFTEEMSARRRPTGAFARDMMEVEGYLRGVARRRTDLATTILRLAPTVGTRLPGSVSSYLTSPLVPNVLGRDARLQLLHEEDALGALEHAVVAGPPGTYNIAGEGIVMMTQAVRRAGGMTVPMPYALFRTVGHALMGSVMNSFTKEELDYFHFGCGLDTTRMRNEFGFEPRWTTREALDDFARGLALTRIVKTEWVDKAESMALSVLGETRETR, from the coding sequence GTGCTGGTCACCGGAGCGAGTCGGTTCCTGGGTGGTTTCCTCGTCACCAGGCTCGCCCAGAATCCGGACATCGAGCGGGTGATCGGCGTCGACACCCAGTCGCCGTCGAAGGACATGCTCCGACGCATGGGCCGGGCCGAATTCGTGCTCGCCGACATCCGCAACCCTCTCATCGGCAAGATCATCCGCAACATGGACGTCGACACCGTCGTCCACGCGTCCGCCGTCACGAAGGCCCCGAAGTCCGGGAGCCGCACGGCGATGAAGGACATGAACGTCCTCGGCGCGATGCAACTGTTCGCGGTGTGCCAGAAGGCGCCCTCGGTGCGCAGGATCGTGCTGCGCTCGTCGTCCGTCGTCTACGGCTCGAGTGCCAAGGACCCCGCGAAGTTCACGGAGGAGATGAGCGCCCGCCGCCGGCCCACGGGCGCTTTCGCCCGCGACATGATGGAAGTCGAGGGGTATCTGCGCGGCGTCGCCCGGCGGCGCACCGACCTCGCGACCACCATCCTCCGGCTCGCCCCCACCGTGGGGACCCGGCTGCCCGGCTCGGTGTCGAGTTATCTCACCTCCCCGCTCGTCCCCAACGTGCTCGGCCGCGACGCGCGACTGCAGTTGCTGCACGAGGAGGACGCGCTCGGTGCGCTCGAACACGCGGTCGTCGCCGGACCGCCCGGGACGTACAACATCGCCGGTGAAGGGATCGTCATGATGACCCAGGCAGTACGCCGGGCCGGGGGCATGACGGTGCCGATGCCCTATGCGCTGTTCCGCACGGTCGGGCACGCACTCATGGGTTCGGTGATGAACTCCTTCACCAAGGAAGAACTCGACTATTTCCATTTCGGATGCGGACTCGACACCACGCGCATGCGCAACGAGTTCGGATTCGAACCACGCTGGACCACGAGAGAAGCGCTCGACGATTTCGCCCGGGGCCTCGCCCTCACCCGCATCGTGAAGACCGAATGGGTGGACAAGGCCGAGTCGATGGCGCTCTCCGTGCTCGGAGAGACGAGGGAGACGCGATGA
- a CDS encoding HAD family hydrolase, protein MGETWARIIRPGRRLFSRKFGPSEEEVRANLAGEASADAALALQESRVEPEPSPDTAPVPRDLTAAAFFDVDNTMVQGASIIHFARGLVARDYFDKSDLFEFAWQQVKFRLTGKENMNDVASGRDKALSFVQGRSTEELRRLGEQIYDDIIADKIWPGTRALAQRHLDAGQQVWLVTATPVELADVIAERLGLTGALGTVAESEDGVFTGRLVGDILHGLGKAHAVRALAIREGLNLKRCTAYSDSHNDVPMLSVVGTAVAINPDPDLRQVARTRGWEIRDFRTARKAAKVGVPTALGLGAAGGAVAVLVGRRRDRAA, encoded by the coding sequence ATGGGTGAGACGTGGGCGCGCATCATCCGTCCCGGACGTCGGCTCTTCTCTCGCAAGTTCGGGCCCAGCGAGGAAGAGGTCCGCGCCAATCTCGCAGGTGAGGCGAGCGCCGATGCCGCCCTCGCGTTGCAGGAATCACGCGTCGAGCCCGAGCCCTCCCCCGACACCGCTCCCGTCCCGCGTGATCTGACCGCGGCGGCGTTCTTCGATGTCGACAACACGATGGTGCAGGGCGCGTCGATCATCCACTTCGCCCGCGGCCTCGTCGCCCGGGACTACTTCGACAAGTCCGACCTGTTCGAGTTCGCCTGGCAGCAGGTCAAGTTCCGCCTGACGGGCAAGGAGAACATGAACGACGTCGCGTCCGGTCGCGACAAGGCGCTGTCGTTCGTGCAGGGCCGCTCCACCGAAGAACTGCGCCGGCTCGGCGAGCAGATCTACGACGACATCATCGCCGACAAGATCTGGCCGGGCACCCGCGCGCTCGCGCAGAGGCACCTCGACGCGGGCCAGCAGGTGTGGCTCGTGACCGCGACGCCGGTCGAACTGGCCGACGTCATCGCCGAACGCCTCGGCCTCACCGGTGCGCTCGGCACCGTCGCCGAGTCGGAGGACGGCGTCTTCACCGGCCGCCTCGTCGGCGACATCCTGCACGGTCTCGGCAAGGCGCACGCAGTGCGGGCCCTCGCGATCCGCGAGGGTCTGAATCTCAAGCGGTGTACGGCCTATTCGGACAGCCACAACGACGTGCCGATGCTCTCGGTGGTCGGCACGGCCGTCGCGATCAATCCCGATCCGGATCTACGGCAGGTCGCCCGCACACGCGGGTGGGAGATCCGCGACTTCCGGACGGCGCGCAAGGCCGCGAAGGTCGGGGTGCCGACGGCGCTCGGTCTGGGTGCCGCGGGTGGTGCCGTCGCGGTCCTCGTGGGTCGCCGCCGCGACCGAGCGGCCTGA
- a CDS encoding glutaredoxin family protein: protein MSEQSSSATSGSASRHHLTLLVRAGCGACGPAREQLEALAEELGVEVTCIDVDVAAATDPDLRAEFGDRLPVVLLDGREHSYWEVDEPRLRADLAR from the coding sequence ATGAGTGAGCAATCGTCATCGGCAACGAGCGGCTCTGCGAGCCGTCATCACCTGACCCTTCTCGTGCGCGCCGGGTGCGGTGCGTGCGGTCCGGCGCGCGAGCAGCTCGAGGCGCTCGCGGAGGAGCTCGGCGTCGAGGTCACCTGCATCGACGTGGATGTCGCTGCCGCAACCGATCCCGATCTGCGGGCCGAATTCGGGGACCGTCTGCCCGTCGTTCTGCTCGACGGACGCGAGCACAGCTACTGGGAGGTCGACGAGCCGCGACTGCGCGCAGATCTCGCTCGCTGA
- the proC gene encoding pyrroline-5-carboxylate reductase: MTRIAVIGGGRIGEALVSGLLKNGFATKDLVVAEKFEERREELSRAYSIRVTDSTADAAEGADVVVVAVKPNDVDVVVTALAAVDAGNDDEQILVSLAAGIPTVRYETKLPAGFPVVRVMPNTPMLVGEGASVLSAGRYVKQQHLDTVREILASVGTVSVVPESQIDAVTAVSGSGPAYFFLVAEAMIDAGVSLGLTRAVATDLVVQTMTGSAAMLARSGDNAADLRAAVTSPGGTTAAAIRELERGGLRTAFYEALDAAKRRSAQLGAASDQPSPAAREGLSGTA, translated from the coding sequence ATGACGAGAATCGCAGTGATCGGTGGCGGCAGGATCGGCGAGGCGCTGGTCTCGGGTCTGCTGAAGAACGGCTTCGCGACCAAGGATCTCGTGGTCGCCGAGAAGTTCGAGGAACGGCGTGAGGAACTGTCCCGGGCCTACTCGATCCGGGTCACCGACAGCACCGCCGACGCCGCGGAAGGCGCCGACGTGGTGGTCGTGGCCGTCAAGCCCAACGACGTGGACGTCGTCGTCACCGCTCTCGCGGCGGTCGACGCCGGGAACGACGACGAGCAGATCCTGGTGTCGCTGGCCGCGGGCATCCCGACGGTCCGCTACGAGACCAAGCTCCCGGCCGGCTTCCCCGTCGTGCGCGTGATGCCGAACACCCCGATGCTCGTCGGGGAGGGCGCGAGCGTGCTGTCCGCCGGTCGGTACGTCAAGCAGCAGCATCTCGACACGGTCCGCGAGATCCTCGCGAGCGTGGGAACGGTCTCGGTGGTCCCGGAATCGCAGATCGACGCGGTCACCGCGGTCTCCGGATCCGGCCCCGCCTACTTCTTCCTCGTCGCGGAGGCGATGATCGACGCGGGTGTCTCGCTCGGCCTGACGCGGGCGGTGGCCACCGATCTGGTGGTGCAGACGATGACCGGCTCGGCCGCGATGCTCGCGCGTTCGGGGGACAACGCTGCCGACCTGCGCGCCGCGGTCACCTCGCCGGGTGGCACCACGGCGGCCGCGATCCGCGAACTCGAGCGTGGAGGCCTGCGTACGGCCTTCTACGAGGCGCTCGACGCCGCGAAGCGCCGCTCCGCGCAACTCGGGGCGGCATCGGATCAGCCGTCGCCCGCGGCCCGCGAGGGGCTCTCCGGGACGGCCTGA
- the hemC gene encoding hydroxymethylbilane synthase: MSTEAASVSRDDVARQDRPLRIGTRGSVLATTQAGTVRDALIAAGRPAELVIITTKGDVTPGPVQRIGVGVFTAELREALLAGEVDVAVHSYKDLPTFQDPRLVVAAVPEREDPRDALVARDGLVLGELPPGSKVGTSAPRRRAQLAALGLGLQIEPLRGNIDTRIGKVDSGELDAIVIARAGLSRIGRLDRVTESLEPVQMLPAPSQGALAVECRSDDPEMIELLAGLDHAPSRAAVVAERSLLAELEAGCTAPVGAIAEVVESLDDDGRVIEELSVRGCAAALDGSDVLRASAVGAPEKAEELGRRIARELLDLGARELMVEHGVVPETRPADD, from the coding sequence ATGAGCACCGAAGCCGCATCGGTTTCCCGCGACGACGTTGCTCGGCAGGATCGTCCCCTGCGGATCGGTACCCGCGGCAGCGTGCTCGCCACGACCCAGGCCGGTACCGTGCGCGACGCACTCATCGCCGCCGGTCGCCCGGCAGAGCTCGTCATCATCACCACGAAAGGCGACGTGACGCCCGGCCCGGTGCAGCGCATCGGTGTCGGCGTGTTCACAGCCGAGCTGCGCGAGGCGCTGCTCGCAGGTGAGGTCGACGTCGCCGTGCACTCCTACAAGGACCTGCCGACCTTCCAGGATCCGCGCCTCGTCGTCGCGGCCGTCCCCGAGCGGGAGGACCCGCGCGACGCGCTCGTCGCCCGCGACGGACTCGTCCTCGGCGAGCTGCCGCCCGGCTCGAAGGTCGGTACCTCGGCGCCGCGCCGGCGGGCACAACTCGCCGCGCTCGGTCTGGGACTGCAGATCGAACCGCTGCGCGGCAACATCGACACCCGCATCGGCAAGGTCGACTCCGGCGAACTCGACGCGATCGTCATCGCGCGTGCCGGACTGTCGCGCATCGGACGCCTGGACCGCGTCACCGAGTCCCTCGAACCGGTGCAGATGCTGCCCGCGCCGTCGCAGGGTGCGCTCGCCGTCGAGTGCCGGTCGGACGATCCCGAGATGATCGAGCTGCTCGCCGGACTCGACCATGCGCCGAGCCGCGCCGCCGTCGTCGCGGAGCGCTCGTTGCTCGCCGAACTCGAAGCCGGATGCACCGCACCGGTGGGGGCGATCGCCGAGGTCGTCGAATCGCTCGACGACGACGGCCGGGTGATCGAGGAACTGTCGGTGCGCGGATGCGCCGCCGCCCTGGACGGATCGGATGTGCTGCGAGCGAGCGCGGTGGGGGCGCCGGAGAAGGCCGAGGAACTCGGTCGCCGTATCGCCCGCGAACTGCTCGACCTCGGTGCGCGCGAGCTCATGGTCGAGCACGGCGTCGTCCCCGAGACGAGACCTGCCGATGATTGA
- a CDS encoding 30S ribosomal protein bS22 → MGSVIKKRRKRMSKKKHRKLLRRTRVQRRKLGK, encoded by the coding sequence ATGGGATCTGTGATCAAGAAGCGCCGTAAGCGCATGTCGAAGAAGAAGCACCGCAAGCTGCTCCGCCGCACCCGAGTGCAGCGTCGTAAACTCGGCAAGTAA
- a CDS encoding bifunctional uroporphyrinogen-III C-methyltransferase/uroporphyrinogen-III synthase yields MSRVRKHNPGRILFVGSGPGDPALLTVRARDVLAGATIAFTDPDVDKGVVALVGVDHGTDPETGEPVAEVRPALGEPAEVAKTLVAEAKAGRDVVRLVAGDPLTTDSVIAEVNAVARTQVVFEVLPGLPAGSSVPSYAGMALGSCHTEVDVRGEVDWAALAAAPGPLVLHATSGHLAETASALVEHGLAPQTPAAITVRGTTRQQRTVEATLATLNDAGSELVGPLVVTVGKVVSHRNKMSWWESRALYGWTVLVPRTKDQAGEMSERLVTHGAIPMEVPTIAVEPPRSPAQMERAVKGLVDGRYQWVVFTSTNAVRAVWEKFEAFGLDARAFSGVKIACVGEATAAKVRSFGIIPELVPSGEQSSLGLLAEFAPYDDVFDPVNRVLLPRADIATETLAEGLRERGWEIDDVTAYRTVRAAPPPAATREMIKTGGFDAVCFTSSSTVRNLVGIAGKPHARTIVACIGPKTAETAIEFGLRVDVQPETAQIGPLVDALAEHAARLRAEGALPPPRKKSRARR; encoded by the coding sequence ATGAGCCGAGTCCGTAAGCACAACCCCGGGCGCATCCTGTTCGTGGGATCGGGTCCGGGCGATCCTGCGCTGCTCACCGTGCGCGCGCGTGACGTGCTGGCGGGCGCCACGATCGCCTTCACCGACCCCGATGTCGACAAGGGTGTCGTGGCCCTCGTCGGTGTCGACCACGGCACCGACCCGGAGACCGGTGAGCCCGTCGCCGAGGTCCGTCCCGCGCTCGGCGAGCCCGCCGAGGTCGCCAAGACGCTCGTCGCCGAGGCGAAGGCCGGACGCGACGTGGTGCGCCTCGTCGCCGGCGACCCGCTCACCACCGACTCGGTGATCGCCGAGGTCAACGCCGTCGCCCGCACCCAGGTGGTCTTCGAGGTCCTGCCGGGCCTGCCCGCCGGGTCGTCGGTGCCGAGCTACGCCGGTATGGCGCTCGGCTCGTGCCACACCGAGGTCGACGTGCGCGGAGAGGTCGACTGGGCCGCGCTCGCCGCAGCCCCCGGCCCCCTCGTCCTCCACGCGACCTCCGGTCACCTCGCCGAGACCGCCAGCGCGCTCGTCGAGCACGGCCTGGCGCCGCAGACCCCCGCCGCGATCACCGTGCGCGGCACCACCCGTCAGCAGCGCACCGTCGAGGCCACCCTCGCGACCCTGAACGATGCGGGTTCCGAGCTCGTCGGGCCGCTCGTCGTCACCGTCGGCAAGGTCGTCTCGCACCGCAACAAGATGTCGTGGTGGGAGTCGCGCGCCCTGTACGGCTGGACCGTGCTCGTGCCCCGCACCAAGGATCAGGCCGGCGAGATGAGCGAGCGGCTCGTCACCCACGGCGCGATCCCGATGGAGGTGCCGACCATCGCGGTCGAGCCGCCGCGCAGCCCCGCGCAGATGGAACGTGCGGTCAAGGGCCTGGTCGACGGCCGGTACCAGTGGGTGGTGTTCACCTCCACCAACGCGGTGCGTGCGGTGTGGGAGAAGTTCGAGGCGTTCGGTCTCGACGCGCGCGCGTTCTCCGGCGTCAAGATCGCGTGCGTCGGTGAGGCCACCGCCGCGAAGGTGCGCTCGTTCGGCATCATCCCCGAGCTCGTGCCCAGCGGCGAACAGTCCAGCCTCGGCCTGCTCGCCGAGTTCGCCCCGTACGACGACGTCTTCGACCCGGTCAACCGGGTGCTGCTGCCGCGCGCCGACATCGCCACCGAGACCCTCGCCGAGGGCCTGCGCGAGCGCGGCTGGGAGATCGACGACGTCACCGCCTACCGCACCGTGCGTGCCGCTCCGCCGCCGGCCGCGACCCGCGAGATGATCAAGACCGGTGGCTTCGACGCGGTGTGCTTCACCTCGTCGTCGACCGTCCGCAATCTCGTCGGTATCGCCGGCAAGCCCCACGCCCGCACGATCGTCGCGTGCATCGGCCCGAAGACGGCCGAGACGGCGATCGAGTTCGGCCTGCGGGTGGACGTGCAGCCCGAGACCGCGCAGATCGGGCCCCTGGTCGACGCGCTCGCCGAGCACGCGGCCCGGCTCCGCGCGGAAGGCGCACTGCCTCCGCCGCGGAAGAAGTCCCGCGCCCGCCGCTGA